A stretch of DNA from Besnoitia besnoiti strain Bb-Ger1 chromosome II, whole genome shotgun sequence:
ATTATGGCTATGTATGCATGGAAGGAGATCAGGTGGACACGGCTGCGGCCAGTCTCCCGAAGGAGTGACAACACCCGAGAACCATCGGCGTTCCTTTGGTTAGCCGGATATAACAAAAGCGGTGGAAAACGCAGTTGCAAACGAGCGGTATCCGTACCTTCATATCAGAGGACCTCACCTCTCTGCATGCCGCCTCCACATAAGGGACGAGCACTCTGGGTTCGCATGCCACTGCAATCGCAGAAGAAGGGGAAAGGTAGTACTGTGGACAAAACTCTGCACACTACACCAATAAAATCAACCCTGAAGGCAGAAGGCAGGCATGTGGGAACATGATAGCCAACAGGACAGTCCATCAGAAAGTGACGGCAGAAGGCCGGACGTGATTGCGTGACGGTGCGGTAAGGCCGCAATTTGAGTGCTACCTCTCAGTAAAAAACAAAATGCGGAATGAAATATCTGGGAGTTTCAGCAACAGGAATGGGCAGGTGGGTACGTCATTGACTCTGCACGTGTGTCTAGACTATGTGACGTGTGTGAAGAGTGGAACAAGTGGGCGATTGAGCCACGGTAGTCCAGGGAGCGGTGCACAGGACAGCAGAGTATGTCACGACGTGTAGAGGGAAGTCAAACCAAAAAGATAAACTCTCGTATCTAGTAATACCAAATGTATTCACTGACTAGCAGCCGGTACATCTGTCGGCATTGGTGAAACATGGCTGGCGTCCTGGAGAAGTGGCAGGGCGtagcggcagcagccggaCAGGGATGGAATTTTCTCAGCAGCATCCGCACTATCGCCAGTGACTGCTGAGGCCGCCAAAAGGCGCCTGGCGGTAGGAATCTAACGCGTACCAGAACGGAATCTCGGGAATGCTAGTTCTGTGAGGTTCACTGGGTCTCAGCCAATGCCAAATTGACAGACGTGTCAAAGCTGCTGGGTAGCGGGGGAGCAATTTCTTGTAGGGGTAGTTGACGTCATGCGCATTTTCTGCAGCGGTGAACACGCGGTTCAGCAGAGTACCGGTAAAAACGGAGGTGGTATTTTGATTCCACCATCTAGGCAGACATGAGCGGACAATATATATTGTGGATATATATTGTGGTGCTGAGACAGCCTGTAACTGTACTGTGTTGTCGACGTCTGCATACTTTTCTTTGCCGGTTCTTCGCTTCCTACTGCTGCGTTTCTCTCGACGCCCTTGAGCGCCATACAACCGTGAGGTCGTCGTACACATCGTCGGTGCGCGCTGTGATCAGGGCGTGCATTTGCCACCTGTCAGTGTGCGTCGGAGAAGATGGGACGCGGCCGGCTCCTTGTGCACTGTGTACGGGCATTATCATCGTGGCGCGTACCCTAAGCTAGTCTGATTCTGCACCTTCTTATGGCTGTGGGGACCAAAGGGAAAGAAATGGAGAGGCGCCAGGCTCGGGCAAGGCACCGCCGTCCTGTGGTCCAAGTTCAAATAAAGAAGGGATTATAAGTGTTGTGCTGAACAGCAGTGCCGGCCAGAATGCGTCGCCGTGCAAGTGGCAAAGCACCGGGTGTGCAGCTTCAGCCCACGACGCCGACTCAAAATTGCTACGCCTCAGACTGCCAAGGACACAAAACGCTTGCTAATGCGTGTGACAGTGCAAAACCTCAGCTCCAGGAAACAGGGGGCAAACCAAACATCTATACCGTTTCATTCCCTTCCCCACCACCCGAGAATTGCGAACTGTATTACATGTGCAAGATTCCCCAGGCAACCTTGGACGCACACGCCCAGACCGGCCTGGGGATTCAGTGCACCGTCAAGATATCTTCGGGCACGGCAGCATTACCTGAGCCTCCGGGGGATCAGAGTCCTCCAGCCGATGGGAGACTCGAGCTCTGGCAGTacggcagcgccagcgcgttATACGTCGCCGGGCGGTAATGAACACGACATTTACGGAGCACTGCAACTCTTTGAAAGatctcgccttctgcagggTGCCGTGTTGCTGTTTGCTATGCCTGTATATGAGCCAGATCCCTCAGGGCGGCGGCATGTGCGGGATATAGCGGCGGCGATTAACTCGGCGTCCCCTGTTCTTCATGGGGCTGTCTCCCCCGTGCGGCAGATTGTAAACGGAGAACGTATATGTTGCGTAGGGCCAGGGAGTGAATAGAGTGGGGCTGTCGTGACCTAGAGCAGGCGGCATGTTTAGCGGAGTCTCCAATATCGTACAGTATCGGCGGCCCGTCTGTTCACGAACAGTTTTGCGCGAGCGTAATCGAACCTGCGAGAGAGCTCGCGAATGTACATGGATTCTACAAGACCCAGTACATAGCGAGCCCCAGAGTTCAATGGAAACACACAGGGCAGCCATGTGTCAAGAGGCCGTAGGCGAGGCACCTAACAGGGGCAAACAACAGCGGCTGgacggcgtgcgcagcgagagcgctGCAACCGGGGGGTGCCTAACGGTCCGGACATTGTCAATATGGTGACAGAGGTAGTTCACAATAGTTGATGGATGCACGTGTCCTGTTGCAGTGAACGCCGAAGCAAATAGGTGCGTCACTCAATGGCGATCTGTTGCACCAAGAGGTATGCGTCACGGCATATTCATCAGATATAGATATGAGTTTTCCATGCAGAACGAGAACACCCGCCGTACTGCATTCGTCCAGCACTGGAGAGCCAGTGATAACGTATTGTATGCAAGAGGCTCCAGACACACAGAGCGCGCCACCATGGTATCCCAAATGCGTGGAACCAGGAAACACGTTATGCGTTCACGTGCAGTGTCGATCTGGGAGGCGTGAATTGTTAACCTGCGCAAGTCGCACTACAGTTCGGTTTATGCCTCAAAATGCGGAATGCATACTGATGCCGAAGAATCTAAAAACAGAACCGCGTGGCTGCTGCATTGCAGGATGCGTTGACAGCAAtcacccctcccccccccccaaaaAAATGTAGATTCTTGTTGTGCCGCATTGTATAGATTAACGCACGTCACACTGAATTCTGTATTCTCTTCACGCAAGCTGTGAGTCGGCACCGGCCGAACGGGAAATTTTAGCTTGCCGTCGTTGTCATGTGAGTCCCCGCATCCATGGCTATGAGCTCAGCCTCTGCGACTACATTCCAGAACCGTATACACTTACCTGTAACAGCTCAACAATGTATTATAAATCCCTCAGCCGTCAGTACCACATGAGAATAGAAGACTACTTACTGTATGTATGGAGTCAGTACATGCAGCGTTACTGTAACATCTTGTCTTTATTGAAAATCCCCTGTAAGGCGCACACAACTTACACCGCACCCAATCCGTAACCAGGATGATAGAAAAAATCCATCAACAGTTTCGATATAGCCTGAAGAGTAACAACTAACGAAGTCATCCGAGACACAGTAACGCTAGCCGCACTTGGTGTCATCGCTTGTCGCCTTGTAACCTCTTGTCGCAAGAATCATTCGTACGAATGAAACGTCCACTAATTCCTGTACAGCATCCGAGGGAGCGTACACCGAAAAATCAGGAAACCACAGAACGGCACACCGCCGACCACTGAGAAAACGGGCTCCGGTGCGATTCACAAGGGGAAGAACAGAAAGTGGGAGCAAGGGGCTCTACTATAGTAGAAGGTTCTTCTTGAAGCAGCCTGCAAAATAAGGATGCTCCAAGCAACTAAATGGTTTGAGCGGTACTGTTGTTTCATTCAATAGTGTAGAAGTGGTGTAGACAACTGAGATCCCGTCATGCTAGGCTGGCGAGTTGAACGCTGGATGACAACACATTGTGCGAGGAGGTAACACAGAACTCACAATTAATTTCTCTGGTTCAATGCACAAGTCCTCTCTATTGAGTGCAGTTCCGCGCGAATACCGTTTCTTGAGCTAGCACGCCCGCCATCTCCGATCTGCAGATTGCCTCGGTGCGGCAGAGTTGCCACTTCCTCAGAGCCGCCACCGTCGCAACTGGCCGTCGAAGACGAGCACGGGGGTTGGGTCATGGCTCGCGGGAGCCGTACATGTAGCGGCAACGCATGAAGGTTTGACACTAATGTGCTTAGCAATCTGCTTGCATAGTTTTTAACTTGGCAAATTCGCATACCCTGGTGCGTGGCTGCGTGAAGAGTTCCTGTAGTGGGTTAGCTGCCTTGCCGTGGGGGACGAGGGGCGCACCAGGGCACTGGCAACGACAAAAGCACTCCTTGATGTTCAGAAATTTTGAGCTAGCGGGACAGACAAGTACCGCGAAGTACCGTCACAGCCTTTATTTTGCCAGTATAAGCGACGCCCTCTTTTATTTTTTGTGGCGGGTTTCCCGCTTGGACTTCGGTTTCGCTTCGTTCCAGCGAGCGAGCTCCGGACCACCTTGTCCTCGTTCACGGCGTGATTGTCCCCGTGTTTTCGACCGTACAGTGTCGGCCTGTCACGGTGAGTCACCGAAAATGAAAGAGGGACGGCTCCCTGTCCAGTGGTTCTGGATCTGCCTCCTGGTGGCGGTACTTCTAAGGTTTTCTGTTCCTGCAGCGTCCGAGGGGAATGGGAACGGAAAGGGGCAGAATGGGGCAGTTGTGAACGGGAGTGAGGCAGTCCCGGACTGTGATCCGACGGGAAGCTCCGGGACAGAAAAAGAGCTTGCGTTGAACATTACCACCGAAAAAAATCAGGTGTCGTTCAACTGTGGAAAGCAGAACGACGTGCGGCTTCTACCAGAACACCCAGAAACAAATTGCTACGCAGGAGATTGCCATAATCATCAAACGCTTACGGCTGCTTGCGAGGGTGCACAGCTTGTGAAAAAAAATGACACGCCGACGACGTACACAGTGACAGTGACCTCGCCAGGCTCCAAGAATTGCCAGTTTTGCTATATTTGCAACCTCCCCCAGGCCGTCTCGAATGTCCCCGCaaaggccggcgccgcacagcAGTGCAAAGTAAAGATATCGGTGAACGCAAACGCAGACCCCAACGACCAGTCGACAGAGACTTTTCCTTCTGGTGGAAATGGCAGCTCAGGTAACACTCCAGCGCCACCGGCGAATGGAGCTTCTCCTGGAGGGAACCAGGACACCTCGGGAGTGCTTCGTCTCCCACAGTGCGTGGGTCTCCTGCCGTGCGTCTTGCTTGCATTTGGCAATTTGTGAATGTGAACGGACATGCCGGCATTTTTGtccctgcgtctgcctcatACAGCAACGCGGTTGGGCCCGGAAGGTTACTCGGTAGCGCACGTGGAGTTTTTTTCGTTAGGGGTATTATTCGTCGATGAACTGTAGAGGGAAGTCACCTCTATGTGGTGCCATGGCGTATTATTGTAGAGAAACCGTTGTGACGGCGTGCGCGACCAGACCCTGGATACGGAAGTAGCAACAAGATAGACGGTACTAACTGTcccgaggcgctcgcgcacgTTGTGATTTCACTAGAGAAACGCAAGTGGGTGGTAGGTCAGGGTGCAGAGGCACTACAGGCAGTCAGCAGTACGACAGAATCAAAGGTTTCGCAGCGTTAGCGCTGTCTCTTGTTTtagagcagagaggcgaagtACCAAAAAGAGGGAGAGTGCCTCTCAGTGCAAATCGCGGCGGGGTCAGCAAAACGGAAAAACAATGTAATGGATTTCTGCTGCGGCCAACCAGCAGTGCAAAATGGATGCATTTTCGGTGGCGATGTGTTAGTCCACAGCGCCTGAGTTGCAGCGAGACACTTTCATCATGCACCTTCTCGGGGCTTGCAGGACGACTGGCACAAACTCCGATTCTTATTACGAGCGTGTGACAAGCCGCTTAATGCAGGACTGTGTAGCGCTGAAGCCGGTTTGCTTTGAATTTCACCAGGCGGCCTCGTTCACCGCAGTCGGCGTCCTGTAGGCGATGCTGAGGTACTAGGCAGTTCCCGGCTTCACAACTCGAACGCTGAGCATCCTGCATCTAGGGAACACTTTTCTGACCTTCACTCAACTTTGCAGTCCATTGTCTGCAGATGGATTCGTCGCGGTGCGAAGTTGGTGGCCCCTCTCGGGTGCCAGTGCTGGGTAGCAACTAGACTCGTATAGATGCTCCTCGAGAGCTGTCTAAAGACGCACGCTGTATCTTACACATGTGCGATAAATCTTTGCGTGCTGTGAAATCATAGAGGAACAACACATTGTATGGTGCGATGCAGCGGGCACCATCTGCACCGTCTCAGTGCCAAGTCCGGCTGTGGCTGTCCCCTCTGCAAGCACTCTGTCATTCCCGCACAATATGTCAACCATTTCGGCTGAAGAATATGTCTATGAGCTGGAACTAAACATCACGCCTATCGCTTAACACGCCTGTATCAACAGATGCCTATACGGTACGTACTGCTCAGCGTCAATGCAGAATGCATTACGACAGAGGCTCAATGACAGTTCACATATGGACCCCAGTGGGCAGCGTATTAGTGTTGCCAAGGAGAACAAGGTACACTACCAGGACGTCTCCTAACGGCAAAAGATTTGGTGTGGGTGGGGAAGCGCGCAACTGTTTCTTTTCCTTGAACATTTCAAAGTTGTGACAAGAGAATCAGGCCGGCCATGAAGCAATTCAACACATCGCTTAGGCAGCTAGGATTTATGGACGGAACTGCAGAGGGGCAAGAACAGTAGAGACAAGGCTTGCTTGTGATTTACGCCGAAGCGAAAGAATTTACCCTACTCGGGGGGCAGATCAATTTTTGCGGCGGTCTGGATCTCCTCTAAAGAAGCCTACTTATATCAGAGTCAATGGTGAGGGAAGTGACAGGAAGGCTGTAGTAAACCAATGTAGCGCTTGCATGTTCGAGATCGGGTTTGCCTGGTTCCTTGTGAATATTCTCTCCTTTGTGGTTACCCTTCGCAACCAGCATTCGACGAGGCTCTCGCTCTGGGGCGTCTGCGGATCCGAAACTACATTTGTGGTGTCGTCCGTCCACCGATTCTGACAGGTCTCGTTCCCTACAGCAAGTGCTTGTGAGTAATATTAAGTAAATATTGCGGCTTGACGCACTATATATCATTGCTGCCACTTCTGGGCTACCTGTATGAATCCTACAGTATTATAGTGCCCTCGCCTTCAACAACCGAATCACGTGCACATTCGTGAAGAGGTAAAAGATCGACCCTCGAGCGAAATAGAAAACCATGTAGTAGGCCTATCCCGTATGAGCAGGAGCCACACGAtgtacgcatgcatgcaacgGTGGTTACGAGAACGAAGTGCAGTTTTACTGTTCAAAGCATACCATCTGCCCCTATACGAAGAGTAACGCGAGATAAGCCTCCTCAAAGAATACATAACCCGAAGCGAGGAAATACCCTGGGCGTGGGTTCAGCGCTCTCACGGTGGGGTTGATACCTTTTTGCTGTTCGAAGCTATATCAGCACCTGAATTTTTGCCGTTATCGGCAACTGTGGTCATACCAGGCGCGTGGCAGACAACTTACAAGTCAAGTTTTTTGCGGCTCGCATACCGGTCCCGACCGACCTGTCACGACACAGTATAGCTCGAAGGTGGCGCCGGACccacgacgaggcagagcaCCATGAAAGTTTCTATTATTAGCTTCTGAGGAAATAAATCGCCAAAAAGTGAATCTCTTTCTCAGTGTCTGACCTGTCAAGTTGTGTAAGCACTGCTCTAAGCCACTCCCAAAAGTGTCCCATTCGACCCCACCCCTACCTGGTCTGGCTCAACCCGAGCGAGAAAGAGCGCCCCTCTTGTTTCGGAGAGGGGCTTGCTGTAGCAATGCATGCTCGCCTCAGTGTATGTATTATTTTGGCTTGTGCATGATTGCAAGTTACCATCTCATCCATTTTGCAGGCGGTGCCTTGATAGGTAATGCGAGTGCCTGACAGAAATCTCCGGGAATGCAAAAAGGGAGTCCACGTGCACTCGCCTAAAGGCCCAGTTGGTAGTCCGCATCGAGTGACACAGCATCGCGGAGATGAGACGATTCCGGAATTTGAATGAGGTCACTGGCCTTGCTGCCGCTGTTTTGGTAGCTGTTGCCATTTTGGGATGTCATTCCTCATTCGGGCAACCAGCCTCAGATGGCCCTAAGCAAGATGTTGCTGACGCTCAAGTATGCGATGACCAACCCGGACCCTCCAACCCTGGGGTCACCTTGACCCTGCATCCAAATCAAAAAGCTGTGTCTTTCAAGTGCACCGAAACACGGATTGCGAAGCTTTATCCAACGAGCTCAAGCCAAAATGTCTGTGTCGACCCCAACTGCGACACACCACAGTCGCTGAACCAGGCGTGCCCTGGAGCCAGATTAACTGAGGTTCCTGCAGATGGAGACGGGAACCACACGCCCAAAACGTTTACGCTCACTGTCCCAGAAAAAAGTAGACCGGAAAAAGATCTGCACTACAAATGCAAACTGACGGATATACCCAAGCATTCAGAAGGAAGAGACCGTATTGCGGAAAGAGTagcaggaggcggaggaggcgtggGTGGAGTGCCACAAGCACAGACCGAGATAGACTGCGTAATCACGATCAAAGTCAAGTCAACCCAGCAAGAGCACGTGCCGGAAAGTCAAGACCAGTCTGATAGCCAAGGACCGCCCCATACAGACCAACCGAACTCCCATGCGGTTATCACTGAATGCAACAAAGACACCGAAACGGCTAACCTGTCGGCTGAAAAGCCTCTCCAGTTCAGATGTCAAAAGGGTCATGTGCTGCGGCCATCATCGATCACAAACGTTTATGACAACAACGACGGGCAGTGCACCAAGGAGGTTCAGCTTTCTTCCATTTTGAAGGCGACACTGAAGCCGCCAAAGTCCCAGGTGGAAGAAGGTGAGGCGACAGACTACTACGAGCTGGCGCTTGAGACCGCTCCGGTGCACGACGCTGCGCTGTGCTACAGGTGCGTGTTGCCTGAACTAGGCGCCagttcgtcttcgtcttccatGAGGACAGCAGCATCTGAGAAGAAAGAGTGTCTTCTGAAAGTGTCGGTTAATGGGACAGAGGGGCCAGCCTCGTTGGCGGACGTGTTGCCCGCCCGGCAGCTCTGGTTACTTGGTCCGGTGATCTTCTGCCTgctgtcctcttcgctgtAAGGACAGGCTCCGTCGCTGGGTTTCCGGTTTGCAGTTCGGAGTTCAAAACATGGATCGAGACGAACCCATAGTCTGTCTCAACACTCTCTTCAAAATTCGCGTCCTCTATAGTCGTTCTCTGGATGGGGGAGCGGTCGAATACTTGCTGGCGAAATTGCTAGGGAAAACGGCCGTGTCTTTCCAGTTCGGCAAGCGGACACGCGCCCGTCGATGCAGGCTCCGGTAGATATTTCTCGAGCAGGTGTATCGAGATAGTTCAGCAAAACGCCGCGGATGTTGCGAAAaggcgaggagctccgcAAAAGGCTGCCGTATTCCACACGTTAATttgaagcagagagaggcgcatcCTTGTAACTCTTAAAGAGGGAACGATCGAGAGTCGTTGTTCCAACACGAAAGAGTCTTGTCGGAGGTACCGAGGAAGCTCATGTGCGAGTGGCGGCCTTAGGCGGTATCCATGTGGGATAATAGCAAGACAGCAGAATGCTAGTTATGTGACGTTCTTGTCTGCATACTCAGATGCAGTGACCTGTTCCCGTGGACACGAGTGCAGATAGAGATGCTGTGACTCGGATAACTCGCTTTGAATATTTCCAGAATCCGAAGCTGATCGTGAAGGACACTTGTTTGCTCGGGGCCAACGTCACTTGGTGTCTGATTGGTACTGCATGCTCTGGGTGCGTACGGAAGAGGAAAGGGCAGacgctatttaaacacagGGGATACCGTGTCTGTAGAAGATGCgaaatctagagtatctctaTTAAGTCTCTAATGAATTGTGATCGCCTGATTTCTTTTAGTCTCGTATGACGAATTTGAGAGCGCTCTCCGTATGGAACGTCACAGAAATTACATCGGACACCAAAATCCAAGTAAGTTCCGGATGCATCAGTGTGCGAAACTTTATTTTTCTTCCACCGCGGAGTCGTGTTGGCACCGTGCAGTGGCTGGAGTCTCCTCAGATCCGGGGTAATGTTTATCCGCGTAAGACAAACAACGCGTGCCCAGTCATCAATTACTTGTACGTATTCGCTCTCTTGTCGCTGCAATTCATTATTCACGTATACTGATGAATACGCCTCATTGACAGCCTGACAAAGTGACTCGGTCGTATAGACAAGTGTAGAGTCCTCTGATGTGAAGGGAATAGAGTAATTAGGGGATAAAAAAGATGATAAACAGGTAGTTTACATCTGTCGACAGTGTGGTGATTTTATCAAACATAGTTTTCCGGCACACAGTCAGTCATATAAGGGGGCAGAAAGGTGCCGATTCCCTCAAGACTCACGCACCGTTGGTACGCTTCTCACTGATTGGAGACGCTGCCACTTGGTCTCATCGACAGGCTTTGAAACGTCATCACTCTCCAAACTGTTAAGAATGTTGCTTTCCCGTCGACCTAACGGCTGAATAGCTAGGGAAAAACAAGGCAGGTGTTAACGTGAGGAAGTAAATCACCTGTTCATCGCGAATCcggggagaggcgcagactgGAGGACTATGGTACCCTGATGGATCCATTTGCCGTGGGTATTGAGAAAAGGCGGAGTCTGCACACCTTTGACAAGTATCTGCATGCTCTTTTCCGTAACCGACCTGCAAGACATCGGATGCTATCCGACTCCAATGACTTGAGAGACGAAAATAGGTGTGGAATGAATTCGTAAGCATTTTAATGACTCATGATTGATCCCGCTATTTTTTAGGGACCGCTGCTTCGATGCTGCACCGTTATTCGAGGAGAATGAGCTGCATCGCACAAGAATGAGCTGTATCGCACAAGTCACTCTTCGCTAGCACATCGATTGTCGAGTTGCGGCCTTCAGGAGGCTAGCGATCCCGCTCGCTCCCCTCCTTTCGTTTCAAATTCCTGAAGGAGGGCCCCTTGCATGCGCCCTTTCGCAGAACTGGAAGAGTCGTCTCCGCGTGTCAGGATATTGTCCcattcgatttgagttatactGTTCTCAATCGCGGATCATTCACAGAGACCCTGTCTTTTGTTTACggcttgtaccgttactttcaggtgcttaagacagctaaacTTGTTGGAGCGTAGATTGTACCACTCAGGtgatatgaagcggagttacaaaccggttcactggtatggagttatctgggtgccATAATTCGACAAGCTCTAcaatgctaagcaaatctaaaggtgtctcaacttagatgcacagtTGGACAAAATTAgtccttgtacggtttgtacctacttgactcctcagttttaGTGCCTCTGTTTATTCAATTCGcgttatacagttctgggaggcggatcatttgtacagagactCCTTTGAGGAGACAACAGAATAGCAAACGCGTTGTCAAGCCTCGTGATAGGCAAGAAACTTCACAGGTACTGATAGGTCAGAATAATGATAAATTTAGGAGCTCGCTTGCGTCATTGACGACGTACTTTATTTTGGTCAGAATGGAAAGTCCCTCCTGTCCAGTCAGATCCCCTGTTGACGACGAGCGGGTCACCTGGGTGAGCCCCGGGGTAGGCAACCCGGGGATCGCCTTCCGGGTTCGAATTGTTTATTCAGAATCCTAGCATAGATCCACTCAATATTTTTGTGCATTGCAGCCTTGCTCTGCTCAAAAACGTGTTCTCACCAAAAACGACTTTAGAATGCTCAACGTGTAACTGGCTTTGCGTCTGTCTGTTTCGTTAACCCCGGCGTTGTGTGTCGCTTCATCTCTGGAGAGCCTTCGGACGGAAGCGGCTCCTTGCAAGACCGAAGGATCTATTGTCATCCAGGGGAACTTGTGTGAGATTTTTTATCGGCCTCATCCATAGTTTCTACAGCCTGCATTTGACGACTAAGCGTTGGTGTCCTGCGCAGATATTCCGCAGTTGAACAGGCTGCCATTACACTCGCGGGGATAATACATTTTGTTGGTGGCGAGTGCAGCGAGCTATATTTTTAGAAGACCGAGAACGGCTCCATTGAACGCATGAGAAAAGATGACTCGAAGGGATTTGTGTTCACTCTCTTTCCAAAGGATTCCAGTATTTCCGTCAGTTGTGGACCCACCCAGCCCGTCCTTAAGCCCGAACAATCAGACAAGCACTTCTACAGGACTGAACAGTGCCAAGAAGAAAGCAAAGGGTCGTTCCACTCTGTACGCGTAGGCGCCACTCTAAGCGACAAACAGAGTTCGTCCACAACGGCCTTCACGCTGAACATGCCGACGGGAAACCGTAATAAAGCGGAACTCTGTTACAGCTGCGAAACAACCGCAACAGTTTCACCAGCGCCACCGGGCCCACCAGGCACTCAAGGCCCATCAGGCAACCAACGCCCGCAAGGTCGGGGTGATCCAAAAATCAGCAAATGCATTGTCAAGATTAGAAAGAAGCAGGGAGGAAGCCACCAGAACCCCGATCCTCAAGAAGAAAATGGAGATGGTCTGAAAGTTAGCGAGTGCACAGACGACACTGTGACATCGACGGCTTCGACAGGCACGCCGCTCGTTTTAAAATGTGAAGCCGGAATGTCACTGCTGCCTTTGACACCTGACCGAGATTTTGATGCCAGAACTGGAGACTGTGGATATAAGGTTGCCCAGACAAGCCTCGTGGGTGCGGAGTTGCAACCGTCCCAGGacacagaaaaagaaaaggaTGTGTATACTCTCAAGATCAACAAAGACCCTGAGCACGACACATGAATATGCTACAAAGGCAGCACGCCTGATGGAAAGAAGTCTTCTTTCAAGTCAAGCATGAAGTCAGAAGGGAGCAATATGAAACAGTGCGTGCTCAAGGTTACCGTTAAAAGAACGTCCAGCACAGTGTCACCGGCAACCTCACTGCATGTGCATTTCCCTGCCGTCTTCAGATAGTTTTTATTGAGGCTGTTCCGGAACCGGTTCTGATTTTAGAAGTCTAGATATAATCAAGCGTCAGAGCACCGCACGGTTTCCAAAGAGGGAAACATGGATATGGGATGTCACATCCCCCCGGGAGGAGCAACCGGCTGGACAGCATACAGAAGGTCATCTGACAGGAACACAAAAATTGAGGGTATGTGAGTATTCTGCTTGTCCGAGGCTCAGCGACTCGGTTGTCAGTTGCTGATGTGGGTCA
This window harbors:
- a CDS encoding hypothetical protein (encoded by transcript BESB_033800) translates to MRRFRNLNEVTGLAAAVLVAVAILGCHSSFGQPASDGPKQDVADAQVCDDQPGPSNPGVTLTLHPNQKAVSFKCTETRIAKLYPTSSSQNVCVDPNCDTPQSLNQACPGARLTEVPADGDGNHTPKTFTLTVPEKSRPEKDLHYKCKLTDIPKHSEGRDRIAERVAGGGGGVGGVPQAQTEIDCVITIKVKSTQQEHVPESQDQSDSQGPPHTDQPNSHAVITECNKDTETANLSAEKPLQFRCQKGHVLRPSSITNVYDNNDGQCTKEVQLSSILKATLKPPKSQVEEGEATDYYELALETAPVHDAALCYRCVLPELGASSSSSSMRTAASEKKECLLKVSVNGTEGPASLADVLPARQLWLLGPVIFCLLSSSL
- a CDS encoding hypothetical protein (encoded by transcript BESB_033810) translates to MRKDDSKGFVFTLFPKDSSISVSCGPTQPVLKPEQSDKHFYRTEQCQEESKGSFHSVRVGATLSDKQSSSTTAFTLNMPTGNRNKAELCYSCETTATVSPAPPGPPGTQGPSGNQRPQGRGDPKISKCIVKIRKKQGGSHQNPDPQEENGDGLKVSECTDDTVTSTASTGTPLVLKCEAGMSLLPLTPDRDFDARTGDCGYKVAQTSLVGAELQPSQDTEKEKDVYTLKINKDPEHDT